Within the Arachis duranensis cultivar V14167 chromosome 10, aradu.V14167.gnm2.J7QH, whole genome shotgun sequence genome, the region tattttacatatggCGTACCGCGTAAGAATATCAGAACGTGTTGCATTTCATGTAACTATGCAATAAATATCTTATTGTTCTTAGGCTGTGTTCAAATTTGGttcaaatgaataaaaattactGTGTTGTTTGAAGCTTGAACTTAGCTACAAGTAACTTCTATGCAAATTTTTATGGTGTACTTGTAAAGTTGTTCAAGAAGCAAGGAAGTTCAAGTCAAAGAATCCTTCTTTGGATAACTAGTAGGTTTCACTCCCAAACCACTAGATATCGAACCACTttcgatttgctaaaaattgataaaaaaaatcggCACGCCCAGTGGGACACAATATGAAAGTTTAAGTGTGACAAATGATTGTGTGTTGCCATAGTGTATGCAtgcaattaagaagtggaagaatTGTACGCATAGCAGATGAAGTTTCAAATATAAATGGTGGTTCATCTGGAAGTGACAGTGTGCCTGTAGTTGCACAAGTGATTTAAAATAGCGACATGATGACCACATGTCACTCCACTTACAAAGTTAGTTACATCACGAGTATACTTACAAGAACTAGAGTGAACATTAGCCCTTCCTCAGCATTTCAACAATGAAATACTTCTAATGTAATAGTTCTCTGGTTTCATAATGATGATCACTTTTGCATCTCTACATTACTTATTGACTATATCTGTATAAGCAATAGtgacaaaagaaaaacagaTTAAACATTCTAATTGCCCTGGAAATCACTCTAGTGTCAAGATTTGGCTACATCAATATggaatgaaaatttgaaatctgAGGAGACGTTTGCTCATTTGCGTTAtcaactttttaaattatatttgcaTTTAGGATGATACAGAAGGTATAATCCGtataaaaagaatattacaGCTGTTGTATAAGGCATAATACAACTGTTGCTAAAGGAAATCATATTCCACACTATAATTGCTAAACTATTGAATCTCGATATTATATGCATTTTCTGTACAGAAATTACAGATATATACAACAAAAGTGGAGCTGCAGTTTGGGCTGCCACCAAGATTAAGCAAGACAACTTGTCGATGCATGATAGGCGTCGTCCACTTGCGCCGCCGGCACATAAACTGCATCCTTCAGCATGCTGTGGGTTCGGCCATAAAATACATAAACAAGTAGCCCTATTGCCAGCCATATAGAAACACGCACCCATGTACCAGACCTGGAAGTAAAAACCGGCTAGATAAGTTGCGCAATGGAAGAAAAATACAGGTTAACCGAGCTATACTGAGTAAACGGGATGCTGAAAGCGCAGTAATATCCTATTAATTTGTTATTCAAGTGTTCCCTAGGTTCAAGTTATGGCACAGATTTGGTATGTAATCAAGAAACTAATTGCTTTTCCAAGGTAATGAATGAAGAGGATAAGTTCTATGTACTTTCAGAATTGAATATGAATACTTACTCAAGATTAATAAGTAAATAGGAATTGATAAGAACGCAAGTTATGGGCAGCAGTGGCACAAGTGGGCAAGTGAAACCTGAAAATAAATCAGTAAAACAAAATAATCAGTTATCATTTTACATCCAAGCCAAATTTATCTAATAcatttttatatcaataatcAATGTATCTGGAATTCTGGATACATTAGTTTAAGaatgtacaaaaaaaattctaaacaatGTATTGTAGAATGGAGGAATATTAGTAAGAGACTCTGGCGAATCTATTAATTTAACAATTTAGCTTTTGCCAGATAAAATGCTTTTGACTCAATAATATGCATGTTAGTTGAATAAAATCAAGAGACTCATCCTGCATAAATCTAATTTCCCTAAGATCATGATGGAAAGCCATACCAGTCGAGTTCCCGAAGTTGTGCCTTGCATCATCTTGATCGATGCAAGTTAGGAAGACAAGACCAAACAGAAGAAGAGTGACACCAACTCCACAGAGTGTAAATCGAATAGAACTGGTAAAAAGTAAACACAAGAAGTAAGAACATTAAGAAATACCCAAGTGGCAAGACAAACATTAGTAAAGAATACAACTCTAATTTAGCTACTATCCTGCAAAATcaagaaatgaaaaattaaaataacaatatGAATCTAAAACCAACCTGGGAAGAACCAAGTCTGAAGCTGCATATGTCAGGACGAATATCCCTAAGCATGTCAATGCTATTACCCACCCTACAACTTTTCGTCTGTTACCATCGTGTAAATCTGCGCCAATAAGGAATATAGTGTAAAACAGCAGATTAAAAGGCAGAAGAAAAAGTAAAGacaaacaaacaacaacaacaacatcaaagccttgtcccactaagtggggtcggctacatgaatcaaacgacgccattgtgctctgtcatgtatcatgtctttgattcatgtcatgggggttcggctatatttttatgttggttgccgaagacctaacacaaccctcctcctttatccgggcttgggaccggctatgtaccgcaagtaAAGCAAAACTAATTAAAGCAAAACTTGTGTATGCTAGTAAAGCAAAACTAATTACAACTCTTAGTAACAAAATTTGCATCATGTATGACAGAGAAAATGATAATGGAGAAGGATGTGTAACTCACAGTTGCCAGCAGAAAGATATTTAGAAATGAAGTCAGCTGATACATCTTCTTTCACAACTAAACGTATATGTTCCCCAGAAGAATCAACTGAGATAATTGGTTCCTGGAGGGAACCGGGCAGCGGTGAATCTTCCGGAGGGATATATCTTAGTATTAACACAGATATTGCCACAGCAGTGAATGCGAGAAGGGTACCCACACTAACCTGCAGATGACAAGCCAAATACACTTTTAGTGCTTCAAATACACGGCACTTGCAGCCAACAAACAAGTCCATGCAGGCCATGAGAACAGCCTTAGAAATGTTCTAATAATTTCAAAACAATCAGGAATAGAAAGGAAAAAAGATTCtggattaaaattgaaaaagccAATTATTTCATCGGAGGGATTTAGTTGTTCTAGCAAGATAGGGATTGTTACTACTAATAAAAACGATTCTTCAGACTGAAATGGCTTAAGCTCTTGGATGGAGTTGTTTCTTGAGAGCAATGCCAACTGTTAGAAACCTAGACTTACCATGCCAGCTAGTTCAGAGACTTCCATAGCGAACGCAAGAACTGCAGCGACAAGGCCAGTAGCTATTGTGCTCTTGACAGGAACCTGGGTGTGCTTATTTATATCAGAAAAGAGTGGTGGCAGCAGACCATCCCTTGCCATAGCCATCAAAATTCTCGGCTGAAAGATATTGAAGAAAACAGATTAAAATTCTTGGCCCTCAAAATAGAACACGtcaaatgaaaatgaaaattttgcGATAACTGCATAAAGTAATCATTGAAAAAAGCCAAAAACTAGCATGAAAAAGTGCACCTATTACCAGGAACATAATAGTAGTCTTCATTGAAACCAGTAGACTATGACTAGATTATTGCATAAAATTTAAGCAAAGAAGCCTATTAGTATGAGGCTAATAGAAACGATGAAACTTACATGACTCCAGTGTAATTAAAGACGACAAAAGGCATGCCTAATTTGATACTCGATATGCATCTTTTAACCCTTTGGAATTTGATgaacttcaaagttcaaacataACATGCATCCAAAGCATTAATCCCTATGATCATGTACGTAGTAAAAGAAATTGCAAAAGCATCGAGGGAAGAATAAACTAAACAATTTCAGAGTTTAATGTAGCCCAGAAGTGTTCCAATTAATTTACCTGGGGCAGTATCCCACCCATCAATGATGCACATAGAGCTGTAAATGCCCCAACATTTATAATATAACTGCAAATCACAAATTGGGGAGAAAAAGTGATTTTACTACTTATACTAGGCGGTGTAAACTTTGTGAAGAATCATAAGTACTATAGCGTAGCTTAATTTTTCACTTACGCTGCCCATTGCATCCCATGGTCAGCAAACGCAGACGATATGGGGGTGTCAGGATCAATAGCATAATAAGGTACTAAACCGACAATAACAACGGAAACCATCATATACAATCCACAACATAGAAACAGTGAACCACCAATACCCAGTGGCAAATCGCGTTGAGGATTTTTAACCTGTTGATCAAAGTAACACATTAGTAAGTAGCTAGAAGAACATCCTTAATTATGTATGTATCAAGCACAGAAATGGCATTTAGAAACAAGAATAGACAATCTGCACTGTGTCCTCATTTATACTACCTCTTCAGCAGTGCTGGCTACTGCATCAAAACCTATATAAGCAAAAAAGACAGTTGCAGAACCAGCAAGCATCCCATCTACCCCGAATGGAAAGTACCTATTACAAAAAGAGCAAGAGAGAAGTAATCAGTAACTATAAGACACCAAAATGCATGTTGAAAAGCAAAGTAAGGATGCAAAGTACCCTGTAGGAAGTTTATATCCAGCCCATCCAGATTTGAATCCAAGGTAACCGCCCGCTAAAATTACAAACATCAAAGCACATACATTCACTGATGTGACTACACTTTGTACCATTGCACTCTGCAATATCATGAATtcatagaaaaattaagaaaacatTCGAATGGGTTTTCGGGGGAGTGAATATAAGCAAAGGATAAATACAATAAGTTGCAGTAACCAAAGTTTAGAGAAACTCAAGAGCATGAGATCTAAAAACATAGCTAAgtgcaaaatttaaaataatatcataCTTTAGAAAATGATTCTAACAGAAATATACCTCTTTAATCCCAAAACAGAGGAGTGCAGTGATAATAAATGTCACGATTGCTGCGCATGGATCCACAACAATATCAAGCCCAGGAATATGATGACGTGATAAAAAGACGGGCAAATTTTCTGCACCTCCAACAAGTGCAGcctaaaaagagaaatatatatTGAAGTTAATAGTTGCATCAGAAAATTTGTACAACTCTACTCACAGTTCCAACAAATGAATCTGCTAATATTCCTTTAGACTTTAAGAGTCAAACACCAATTAGGACTAACAAACCATGGCATATGCCAAGTTATTCATGATGGATTCAAGGGTGTACTTCATGTATTTGCTAATAAGAACCTACAACAGAGAGCTTCAGAGGGTAGTTTCAAAGAATAGTTCAAACCTAAGACTTTGTTTCTATTAGAATGGGTAACAAATGAGTGAATAACAGAATTACTTGAAAACTTccataaatagtaaataaagtAAACATGAACAAATAAAGTCAAAGTCAAATCAACCTCAAATAATGTGGTGTGTAGAATAATTAAAATGGTACAATATACAATCAAAGTTGCTAAGACAAATAATAACTCAATAGAATAGTTAATAGAAAAACATACCAAATTGGGAGTTATGCCACGAGCAACAGCAGATCCACTAATTGTATATTCAAGTATCAAGGCCCAACCAATCAACCAAGCAACTCtgacaaaataataatattaatgaataatgaataattttcCAGATATAAACATTTCTCAATTGAAAATCTTTCTCAATAAAGGACCTTATTGATTTAGAACTAATGAATCCAAAGAGAGTGACTTACCCTTCCCCAACACATAAGTATGAATAATGATAGGCACTTCCAGCAGAAGGGCAGCGACTCGCAAGCTCTGCATAGCAAAAAGCTGAAAGAGCAGCTGCAAATCCAGCTACCAGGAAAGAAATCACCAACGACGGACCGGAATGCTCGCGAGCAACGGTTCCAACAAGAACATACACACCAGCACCAATTGTTGCACCAACACCTGAATCAAAGCCAAAACTAAATGAATTAACCATCAAAACAGCTTAGATCCAAATACCATAGAAGTGCATCCCTTAATGCAGGCAGTCTAACCTAAGAAGCAAGCATAAGTGGCTTAATTCAAAGTTTGTAACAAAGATCCAACTCAACCATTGTTAAAAGCCTACCTTTCTGGACCCAAATACAATACAGAACAAAAATTCAGCTAGAACAAGAAATCAATCTCAAACCAATTACTTAGATCATAAGATATTCTAAACAACATCCTACAATAAAAATCAGGAATCATGATTCTCTAATTATCAGAAAAGAAAACTTAATTACCAATTGCCATGAGTTGAGGCACAGTCAACTCCTTGGCAAGTTGACCCTTAGAGCTGCTTTCATTGGCAGAATCAACCTTCTTCCTTCTAGTGAAGAACATCCATGAACCCTGAGTTCCATTTTCACCACCATCTTGTGAATCAACCAAAATTCCCATCACAAAAGTAGCTTCCTTTTTTGTTGAGTTTGACAAACTAGCAAATTCAGcagattctctttttcttttttatttcccCTCAGAAATGATGGGTAAATCTAACAATAGATGATAATGTTGTGATACGTTGAAGAAGATTGATTGGTAGTTAGAATGAAAAATTCTCGCCTTACCAATCTGTTGTTGACAAGTCCCAGTCCCTGTTGTGCCGCTACAATTCTCAAAATGGTTTATGTGTTTATAGAAAGTTAGGTAGCAATTATTTGCAAATTGCAATGAATAATACAATTGAATCATTGAATGTtaggttaaaaaaaaaagtaatcatgttgctaaaataaatagttttattattttgttataataaatttaattattttactttaaaattaatatttttttaatacgaAAATCAGCATACAAAGGTTaaaggaaaaatataaaaaattcacTAATTATGCGATCTTTCctaataaataatacaaatatataaacCTTTTAGTTTAAGAGCATTTactactatattttttttattaatagaatCTCAACTATATTAGGAATATATCaaatcatttattaaattaaacatcGAAGTGTCTTTGTAGAttgtcttttaaatttggtattATCACAATTTACGGTTGAATTTCAGAatctcataattaattaaaaatacaattaattattattataaaatatatattagagtaaagtatatttttatccTCAACGTTTGGTAAgtcttatttgtatttttaacgtttaaatcgtcctatttgtattgctaatgtttataaaagtgattcaatgttatcctactatcaattatactaacaaatcagattatattttttaattattcttactTGAAtatattcattctcaattaggtcacacttggatgtgttcgattttaatattatacccactatttgtgtttagattcaattatgttcctagaaaagtgaattatgttaatgttgtaggaattagtttcaacttttgatgagctatATCTCagacatttgtattctaactcgaagaagagattttcaaaactcaaactaaagcgcTCATCATATGTAATTGACGGCAATAAACAttaaatcacttttacaaacgttagAGATACAAATAAGACGATTTAAgcgttagggacacaaatagaATTTACCCCAAACATTGGGAATAAAAACGATATTTtactttatatattaaaaataaattaaacaatatataaatttatacgtaaatatataatataattgttgatttttgtaattaattttgatgtgtaatagtatttttaataaaatcacaCGATTTATTGCTAAAACATGGTTTATTTCATTTCACAAGTCATAGTTTGAAATAATTCTATGGACAAATCAATGGTTGAAACGTTATTCTGAAGACTTAATTGGCATGGTCAAATGTCAAAAactcagaagaagaaaattgatccccatgaaaaatgaaaaagaaaaaaggacgAAAAATcttgataattttaaaatgagaggaaaagggaTCTCTATCCTCCATTCTTCCACGACTCTGCCCATTACCGTCGCAGAAATGGCCCACAATAATGGCATATGGTTAAATTAATCAATGATTCTCGTCTCCTTTCAccaaaaagaaaacatgatTCTCGGCTCCAAAAGTATTACGTCACTTGAATTAGaatctgatttttttatttgccAATGGTTAAATCAGGAGGAGTATTATAATAGGAGCATGTTTATGATTGTTATCACTGTTATGATTATTGTCAACTATGCTAGGTGAGTATGCGTATAATAAAATcagatattaaaattagttataaatataaaatataagttaaaatataaatataaaaaatattaaaaattaataaattttataatttttaattattattaatatttttaataatgtaaaattatatttaataatataaaattatatttttttttatgattaaatgttagctaaatttaaaaaaagtacCTGAGacttttttaattagttaaatttttatttttcactaaaatcattaactccttaaTATTCTCCATACAAAAGTACTATTTTatgctaataaatatttttatagaaataaagaaaataagaaatattatGGAGCAGCATGCGATTATATATACATTCATACCTTACACATGGGTGCAACAAGAACGGCACCGTCGAGAGAGGTCTATATTTTGACATAGGTGCATGCATACGTGTGGATCTATCATAATCCATATGTTTGGGAAGGCCATGTGGTCATGTGGGTAGATTTACATTCTTCGGTTCTTTCTCTTGTCGTTGTCATTGTAGTTGGGATCTGCAaccaaatttgatttaaatatggTAATAGATTCAATCGGCGTGGCCTCAGTAATAAAATAATGTTAATTAGTAgtctaataatataatattatgactaatctattaatatataataggaGAGTAGTAGTTGGTTTGTTGAACGACAAGTGTATAGGTTTGTTGAGTGACAAGTGGCGCTTTGTATAATCATAAGTGGCATCAGtaaataataaccaaaaatctattctctcttttcttgACCTTTGGTCCTTTGCTGCGTTTAGGTCACACGCCCACCGTTTTATCTATCGTATAGAGCGGCAAACCAAatttcagtgagaattcaaatttcaaatctggGATTTATTTTTCTTCGAAGCCCGTCCCTTTTCTCTCCTCTCACACGTTCTCCTTCCAGCCCACTTTCCCATCGTAGCAGTGAAGAAGAAACCACGCCGGTGAAGGGAAGCGCAATGGATGAAGCAGAAGATGGAGACGACGGAGGCGACGACCGTCGTGAGAGAGGTTGTCGTCGCTACTGAATCAATTGAAGAGAGAAAATAGAACAGTCAgggagaaaggaagaagaaggaggtgaCGACAGTGATGGAAGCCACCGCCGCTGCTGCTAAATCTACCACCGAAGAAGAAAGTCATTAGAAAGAGGGGAGAGCAAAAaaattggaagaagaaaagTAGAGAGGAAGACCCGAAGCAGAGAACGTGGAAGAGGAGGAGCCCTTCAGCTACGATACACTGCTGCTTCACCGTCGTCACCGCCGGAAAGCACCATAGCCAACGCGCCATTGACCTGGTCTTGCTTTTGCCCCCCTTATCTGTTCTGCCTCTGCCATGGTTTTATAATTGctattttgctattttttctttctgCTCTTCCCTGCCATTAAAAATCATGAGACAGAAGTTAAAGTATGAACTTaaggtatttttctttcatgcaatttatgttttataacAGTGATAACGAATATGGTGACTAAAAGCATATATCATAATATTCACTTCTAAAGTTCATACATTTTCTTCATTATTAATCCAAAATCGTGTTTTGAGATCCATCTTTTAAAGATCTTATTTTTGAGAATCAATGATAGTACTATCAACATTGAGAATCTCTGATCTGTCTTCTGATCAAATGATAATGGTATATGGATAAATTTTAGTTTGTTCAAATCTGTATTGTAAAATCCTAAATTATTTCTTGCAAAATACACTATTTTTGCCAACTAAATTTATTTGAAGCATACTATTTTATCTTTGTATTTTGGTCTCTGGTCATTAAGTTATTTGATCTATActtattttggtttatatgtttgaTATTTGATACTGACAGACATGTTTACATCCCAAATTTCTCCTCTCTTGCAGATTCCATGATGCAAATGCCATGTCACTAGCATTTAGTATTCTTGAGAAGCTTATTGAGCTTTTAGGGAGCAAAAATAGCCTCATTGAACTAGGTTTTAAACTTCACATGGTATAGTACCACTGTTCTTTGCCATTGGGTTAGTGCAAATTGTTGCCTTTTTTTTATGGGATCAGAATTTATATCTTTTGTTTGATACTAATTATATCTAGATGAAAGGTCAATTTGTAGTTACTACTTTACTTTCTTTGACAAAATGAAAAgtcagaaaaaaattatatatttgaaGTTTGGTTTctgattttacttttcttgaaAGATTAAtttgtagtttatttttttattttaattgatttccaaaatttttatttgaactttttttaaaagttatttgtttatctgcttcttttttcctttttttattttgattttttcagaaattttcaTCTCTTAGTAACATAATGGTGGTCAATTGTCACAAATGAATGTGCCTTCAAGAATTTATCGATATGCTATTCATTTCGAATTGGATGATGATGCCAATAGGTCATTTAACAATTCATAAGAGATCCAAAATGATAAATTACATgaactatatataaattttatgagatctaaaaaattgattaaacattttttgtattttggttAACTTCAATAAGCAAGTTAAACCATAAAATTTGAaacttcttgagtttgaaatttGATCTAGAAGTCTTTTTTTAAAGGTGGTTATTAAGGTGTT harbors:
- the LOC107471929 gene encoding cationic amino acid transporter 2, vacuolar, which encodes MGILVDSQDGGENGTQGSWMFFTRRKKVDSANESSSKGQLAKELTVPQLMAIGVGATIGAGVYVLVGTVAREHSGPSLVISFLVAGFAAALSAFCYAELASRCPSAGSAYHYSYLCVGEGVAWLIGWALILEYTISGSAVARGITPNLAALVGGAENLPVFLSRHHIPGLDIVVDPCAAIVTFIITALLCFGIKESAMVQSVVTSVNVCALMFVILAGGYLGFKSGWAGYKLPTGYFPFGVDGMLAGSATVFFAYIGFDAVASTAEEVKNPQRDLPLGIGGSLFLCCGLYMMVSVVIVGLVPYYAIDPDTPISSAFADHGMQWAAYIINVGAFTALCASLMGGILPQPRILMAMARDGLLPPLFSDINKHTQVPVKSTIATGLVAAVLAFAMEVSELAGMVSVGTLLAFTAVAISVLILRYIPPEDSPLPGSLQEPIISVDSSGEHIRLVVKEDVSADFISKYLSAGNYLHDGNRRKVVGWVIALTCLGIFVLTYAASDLVLPSSIRFTLCGVGVTLLLFGLVFLTCIDQDDARHNFGNSTGFTCPLVPLLPITCVLINSYLLINLESGTWVRVSIWLAIGLLVYVFYGRTHSMLKDAVYVPAAQVDDAYHASTSCLA